Part of the Sodalinema gerasimenkoae IPPAS B-353 genome is shown below.
GAGCCGATCTACCGGAACCGGGCCAAATACCCCGGAACGCGAGAGAACTTTTTGCAAGAGGCGTTCCTTCTTCACATTAATCTCTTGCCCAAGCACAATTTCATAAGTCTCCTGCTCCACCAACGTACTGAGAACCCCCGTTTTTAACCCCGGCTCCCAGGTTACAAGGCCCACAAAGGGAGATTCCAACATCTCCGCTAAATACTGCACATGACTGGCTTCGGCAGCTTGCCAATTTTCTGCGTTGGCCAAACAATCCAAACTATGGCGAATCCCCTTCACCATCCTTTGGTTTTGTTGACTCTTCTGTTGCATCGCTTGACGGCGCAGAATTTGGCCCACCTGGCGACTGGCTAGGGTGACTAACTCCCGTTCTGAACTCGTCCACACTCGGGAGGATCGCTCCGCAATTACCACAAAGTTTTTCGGCAGTTGGCCCGGTTCCGTATTGGCAATCAGGGGCGATCGCACCCCCGCCTCAATAAACAAAGGTTGCCAAGAGGTTAAGCGCATATCCCCCCCGCCTCGGGTCGATGCCTCATTAAAATCATCACTCAGTTGAAGAGCGATCGCCCCATCCCCATGTTGCAGTAACTGCCAATCCACAAAGGACAGAGACGGAAAAGACTCTCCCACTTCCCAACCGGAACTGGCCGGGTAAGCGGACAACAACTGAATCTCATTCGTTTGCGAATCCGCCGAAAACACCAACACTGGCGCATCTTTGAGCCGCTGACTCAGCCGTTGACTATAGGTTTCCAAACTGATGTCATCCTGGGGTAAGCCAATGGTTAAATCCCGATCCAACTCAATTTCCGTAATGCGCTCTTGTAAATGAGATAGGGGAGTTGCGATCGCCACCAACTGAGCCGCACCCCGAATATAATCCTTCTCCTCCTCCCTCCAAATACGGGCCTCCGTTCCCTCCACGGAGAGGAAGCCTAATAACTGGCCCTTCGAGAGAATCGGAGCCGCCAGGAGCGATCGCGCCCCAATTTGGGCCATCAACCGACTGGTGGCATCGGCCTTCAACGATGAATAGGCCTCACCAATGGCAACCAGGCGATTATCACAGAGAGTTTTATGAAAACCACCAAACTCCGCCAACGGAATTTCACGGGTTTCTTGATACTGAGAGCCATTGCGAGATGTAGTACTCCCCATTTTACGCCGGGAACCAGTGGCTTGCTCCTGGGCACGGAGCCAAAACAGCTCGCGCTCGCTGTCATACCAGTAAATATGAGTGCGAGCCGGCATCAAAAACTGCTGCGTTGTGACCACAATCGTCATCAGGCGATGATCGAGGCTTTGAGACTCCTGCAACTGAGACATCATCTCCAACAACGGCTCATGGGGGCGTTTCAGCCGTTGACGTTGCTCATCGAGATCCGCCTGATGGAATCCCATCGCCAACTCCCCAAACAGCATTGAGAGCAAGGAACGCTCCTCAATCGAGGGAAAATCACCCCAGAGACTTGATCCCAACATCACCACCCCAAAACACACATGGCGGTGACACAGAGGAAAAACGGTCGTCCCTTGAATCCCATGGCGGCTGGCCAACGCCTGCCATTCTCCCCCCCGGCTTTCCTCCCGTAAATCCGCCACCTGCACCGGCGACTGTTGAATCACCGTCTGTTCCATGATGTCCCCAGGACTGAGGGCAAACTGTTGAGGCATCTTCACCTGACCCTCTTGAGTCAGTTGTCCCCCAACCCCTCGCAGGCGGTGGCTGAGGCGGTCATAGAGTCCAATCCACAACAGGGCATAGTTAAACTCACGGCGTAGGTAGTCTAAGGTGGTGGTCACCAACGCTTCAATGCTCTCCTGATCCCGGAGGGTTTGCAGGGTATGACTGAGACTAACCAATGGATTTTCGGAGGTGGTCATGTAAGCGTCTTGCATAATCCGGGTGGGGGGAACAGAGCAGTAACGGGTCGAGAGTGTGCCTCAAGACTTGGCCCGTGATATACCTTGAGTCCAGTGTAGGGTTGAATGGAGAGGATGGAGTTTAAGGGGTTGCCATGAACCTATACCAACAAATCTTTCGCCCAATCCTGTTTTCCACAACCGATCCCGAATGGATACACCGGCAGTTTATGGCGAGCCTACGATATCTTTCGCGCCAGCAAACCGTGATTCCGCCGAACTTCCCCGCTCGGGCGATCGCCTCCCAAATCGAGAAGCAATTCTGTTTTCGAGATGATCGCCTGCAACAACAGCTTTGGGGATTGACCTTTCCCAACCCCCTCGGCTTAGCGGCGGGGTTTGATAAAAATGGCGAGGTGGGGCAGTTTTGGGGGTCGTTGGGGTTTGGATTTGCAGAACTCGGGACGGTGACATGGCATCCCCAACCGGGAAACCCTCCCCCGCGACTGTTCCGCCTCATTGAAGACCAAGCTGCTTTAAATCGCATGGGGTTTAACAATTGCGGGGCCACGGTGATGGCGCAGAACTTGACGCAGGTGCGATCGCCCGAACTTGCCAAGATTCCCATTGGGGTTAACCTGGGCAAGTCTAAGGTGACAGCCCTGGAAGAAGCCATGGAGGACTACCGCGATAGCTTCAAGGTATTACAAGGCTTGGGGGACTATTTTGTGGTCAACGTCTCCTCACCCAACACCCCAGGACTGCGATCGCTCCAGGCTCCAGAACGTTTGGAGCAAATTTTGAAAACCCTGATGGACATGAATACAGATGCTAAGCCTATTTTAGTCAAAATTGCCCCCGATTTGGAAACCGGGGAAATACGGGCCATTCTCGATTTAGTGATGGGTCTACAGTTAGGGGGAGTAATTGCCACCAACACCACCATCTCGCGAACGGGGTTAAAGACCCAACGGTTAGCCAAAACGGGAACATCGCCTCAGGAGGAAGCGGGCGGAATCAGTGGTGCGCCCCTCAAAGCTCGCTCCACGGAGGTCATCCGGGAGATTTGGCAATATACCGAGGGAAAACTGCTCATTATTGGCACGGGAGGCGTCGCTAGTGCTGACGATGCCTGGGAGAAAATCACCGCTGGGGCCAGTCTATTGGAAGTTTACACCGGCTGGATTTATCAAGGCCCCGGACTGGCGAAGCAGATACTCTCAGGACTGGTGAGCAAATTAGAAGAACAAGGCTTATCTCACCTCTCCCAAGCCGTAGGACTGGCCCATCACAGGTAAACCCCTCCCCCGCTCCTCGCACCTCCCCCCTGAGACTCCGGAGGGGAGCATAGTACAATCAATGGCAGCCGACCTTTCATGATCGCAAAGACATCCAGGAAAAAAGCGCCCTCGGTGCAACTTTCCCGATACAATGGCTATCTGCGGGCGGGCGGTGGAGCAGTGTGTCTTTAAGCTGCAAACGTCAAATCACCAGCGATCGCGCCCTCTTCTCCCTAACCGACACACGAGCGATGGGGAGGGGTTGCCATAAGCGAACACCAAGCTGCACATTATGCCAAAAGTTCTTGTTTCCGATTCCGTCGATCGCGCAGGGATCGAAATTCTCTCTCAAGTCGCGCAAGTTGATGTCAAAACCGGACTGCCTCTGTCCGAACTCATCTCCATTATTCCCGAGTACGATGCTTTGATGATTCGTTCGGGAACCCAAGTCACCAAAGAGGTCATTGAAGCCGGCACACAACTGAAAATCATTGGTCGCGCCGGGGTCGGGGTGGACAACGTCGATGTGGCGGCGGCCACCCGACAGGGGATTGTGGTTGTCAACTCCCCCGAAGGCAACACCATCGCCGCGGCCGAACATGCTCTGGCGATGATGATGTCTCTCTCTCGCTATGTCCCCGATGCTAACCACTCCGTCAAAGGCGGGGAATGGAATCGTAAAGCCTTTATCGGGGCCGAAATCTACAAGAAAACTCTGGGATTAATTGGCTTGGGTAAAATCGGCTCCCATGTGGCCAATGTCGCCAAAGCCATGGGCATGAAACTGATTGCCTATGATCCCTATATCTCCAATGAACGAGCCGAACAAATCGGCTGTCGTCTCGTGGAACTCGATGTTCTGATTCAAGAGGCGGACTATATCACCCTCCATATTCCCCGCACTGAGGAAACAGCCAACCTCATCAACGCTGAGGCCCTGGCCAAAATGAAACCCACGGCCCGCATTATTAACTGCGCGCGGGGGGGACTCATTGATGAAGCGGCCCTGGCCGAAGCCGTGAAAGAAGGACGCATCGCCGGTGCGGCTCTCGATGTCTTTGGCAACGAACCCTTAGAAGCGGATTCACCACTGCGAGAAGGCGATAAAAACCTGATTCTGACTCCCCACCTCGGCGCATCTACCGCTGAGGCTCAGGTCAATGTTGCGGTGGATGTAGCCGAGCAAATTCGCGATGTGCTTCTGGGACTTCCGGCTCGTTCGGCGGTCAATATCCCCGGCTTGTATCCCGATGCGTTGGCGAAACTGCGTCCCTATCTGGAACTAGCCGAGGCGTTAGGTAACATGGTGGGTCAATTGGCCGGTGGCCGGGTGGAGTCTCTGACCATTTCTCTGCAAGGAGATTTGGCGAATCAGGACAGCAAACCGATTACCATTGCCGCTCTCAAAGGCCTATTAACCCCAGCTTTGCGGGAACGGGTCAATTACGTCAATGCCAACATTGAGGCCAAGGAACGGGGCATTCGTATTATTGAAATGCGGGATGCTTCAGTTCGGGACTACACCGATTCGCTGCATCTCGAAGCCAAAGGCTCTCGGGGGCAACATACGGTGACTGGAGCCTTACTGGGGGATGGTGAACTGCGGATTACGAACGTGGATGAGTTCCCCGTGAATGTGCCGCCGATTCAACATATGCTCTTTACCCGTCACCGGGATATGCCGGGGATTATTGGCCGCATTGGTTCCCTGTTGGGGAGTTTTAATGTCAACATTGCCAGTATGCAGGTCGGACGCAAGATTGTCCGGGGTGACGCAGTGATGGTGCTGAGTTTGGATGATCCCCTACCGGAAGGAATTTTAGAGGAAATTCTCAAGGTGTCTGGGATTCGCGACGCGTATACCGTCACTATGTAGGGGTGAGTGTCTAGCCGGGAGCCTCTTGGTATTAACCCGGTTAACTGGGGCGATCGCATGGCTGACGCCGGTATGGCGATCGCCCCGCGCCCAACCTAAAGGAAGAGGAGTTATGAGCAGTAGCTGGTGGGAAATCCAAATTTTGGGACATCCAGCGTTGGAGGAAACCATTTTCTGGCGTTTGGAGAACTTCGGCTGTCGGGGTGTGGTGAGCGAAGCGCAAGCGGACTCCTGTTTGATGCGGGCCTATCTCCATCAAGATCAGGTGCAAATGCTGGATTTAGCGGCTCTATCCCTGTGGCTGCGCCAGGATGCCATCGCCATTGATTTACCGCCCCCAGGGACCCATTGGCACCTGATTGAGGAGGAAGACTGGTCCAGTAGTTGGAAGGAACATTGGCAACCGACGGATATTGGCGATCGCTTTACCGTCTATCCCGCTTGGCTCGATCCCCCTCAAGGGAGCGATCGCATTCTCCTGAAACTCGATCCCGGTGTGGCCTTTGGCACTGGGGCCCACGCCACCACCCAACTCTGTCTCGAATCCCTAGAAATGCGCTTTAGCATGGGAGAAGAACATCCCATTGTTGCTGATATTGGCTGCGGTTCGGGGATTCTCTCCATTGGGGCCGCCTTATTGGGGGCGAAAAAGATTTACGCCGTTGATGTGGACTCTCTGGCGGTGAAAGCCGCTCGGGCCAATCAGGCCCTCAATAACATTTCTACCGAGACGATGGTCGTCGAAGAGGGAAGCCTCGATCGCGTCGTCAGTCTTGCCAATCATCAACCTGTCGATGCCATTCTCTGTAACATCCTGGCGGAAACCATTGTTGAGCTAATTCCCCAAATGACGGCGATCGCCGCTCCCCATACCTGGGGCGTTATTAGTGGTGTTCTCCTAGAACAAGCTAAACCCATGGCGGATGTCTTAGAACAACATGGCTGGATTGTCGCCACCCTCTGGAAACGCCAAGAATGGTGTTGTTTCAACATTCGCCGCAGTTAAAAATCACCATTGAGTGCAAAGAGTTGTAACCAGAATTTATGGCTGAAGAATTGAGAGTTCGCTATCGGCGAGGGATTGGCATCACCCTACTGGCTGCCTCTGTTTTTGTGATTTTAGATGCCTTTGTGGTCTCCTTAAAGGGAGGCTTTCCCTTTAGCCTTATCTCCGGTTTTATTACCCTCTATGGGGGCTATTTATTTGTCAATAAGACCTATCTCACTCTCTCGAAGCATGAATTAACCCTGTATAAACTGACCGGAAAACTGGATCGAACCTACAGCCTGCGATCGCTCAAAGACTTAACGATTGACAATAACCAGATTATCTATTGCCCCAAAAAAACAGCCACCGGGATTCCCATCTATCCGTGGCTCTGTCATCAAGAGGATTGGCTGAACCTCATCAAGGCGATTGAAACCTCTGGACCTCACCCCCAGCCAAAATCTTAACCAAAGTTAAAAACTGGCCTCCCCCTGCCTTGACTGGGCAACGTCGTTTAGAATGTTAGGACAGCCAACCCACACCAAGGACAGTTCAAGGAGATTCGCCCATGACTACCCATGAATTATTTATGCTGGCCCTGTTACTCTCACCGGGCCTACTCTTATCCGCTCTGGTGATGGGGGCGTTTTCCCGGGGGGGCTAAGTCAAGCCAAAATAGCCGCGTGACGGAGTGGACATCAAGCAACCAACCCCCTCACGCGGCTCTGTGTGGAACCGAGTATGGAACCGAACTATGGAACCCAACTGAGGTTAAATTGAGCCTCTACCAGCCACTTTCAGCCTTCGAGAGAACATAAGCCGCCACATCGGCGATATCTGTGTCGCTCAAACGGCCCTTAAAGGCAGGCATCGCGTTTTTGCCATTGGTGACTTGATTGATAATGGCTTCCTCAGACGCCATATCATACCGTTCTAAGGCATCCTTACGTAGGGTTTTAGTGGCATTAACCACATTGCCACCCCCAGCATGACAGGCGGCACAGTTGGCACTGAAAATTTTGGCGCCGCTGGCAACGTCACCGGCATAGGCTGTGCCACTTACGCTAAACAGAGCGATCGCCGCAAAAATTAAGACCGTAGAAATAAGCTTTTTCAAAACCTGTTCTCCTTTCATTAAACTGTTAGAACGATGAGATCTAATGGGGAATATCTCCAGATAAGTCTGTCTTACCGAAAACAACTTAACCTGTCAAAAGACGGCTTGTCATAGTCCCCTTGACAAGTTATAAGCCCCTCCTAGACCCCTTCGTTAGGGTTGGAAGCTACCTCCGAGTCTATCATGGAGTCTCAGCGCATTTATAATTCCGATCGCGATTTTTGTAAACTTTTGTAATTTCAGGCTCTTGTCCTCACCCCTGAACTTGGCGTTGACCTCAAAGTAAAATTCGCAAAAATTGGCTAACCGCGCTTAAATAAAGATAAGACTCGCCTAAACACGATCACCGACGAAAGAATACGCATGGCAAAAGATACCAGTTCCGGCTATAAAGTCATTGCCGATAATCGACAAGCGCGCTACCGCTACAGCATCCTGGAAACCTATGAAGCCGGCCTTGAGTTACAAGGAACCGAGGTTAAATCCATCCGCCAAGGCCGCGTCAACCTCCGGGATGGCTATGCTCTGATTCGCGGCAATGAAGCCTGGCTACACAATGTTCATATCTCCCCCTACGACATTGCCAGTCAGTACTTTAATCATGATCCACTCCGGAACCGTAAGTTACTTCTCCATCGCAATGAAATCCGCAAATTGATTGGTAAAGTTGAACAACAAGGACTGACCTTAGTCCCTCTTAAACTCTATCTAAAAAATGGTTGGGTGAAGGTCAGTATTGGCTTGGCGAAAGGGAAGAAACTCCATGATAAGCGCGAGAGCCTCAAACGCAAGCAACAAGATCGTGAAATTGCTCGGGTGATGAAGTCCTATTAACTCCCCGTCAAGGGGTTTCCCTGGGGAGAGGCTACTGAACGCTAAGCTGCTCTAACTGAACGGATGTGGGGGTGGGAGAGGTTAGGGTTAACAGCAGATAGGCGGCGGGTTCCTCTGAGGTTAGGGTGATGGACTCTGAGGCCACCTCCGAGGTGGCGATTATCTCAGCCTGGGAATTGAGCAGATGAGCCACGAGGGATAAGGAGTCTGGATGAGGGGAAACCTGGAGGCGAATCGACTGCGGATTGGGAAATTCTCCGATATAGAGCAGATGTAGGGGTTCAGATAAGCGCTCAATGGCGAAATTGGCGGGGTTACTACCCTGATATTGTCCCTGGAGGGGAATCCGGGGCGTGAGATTGACCCAATCTGATTGTAAGCCGGGGCGATCGCGGAACCGGGATTTCATCTCAATTAAGGTGTTGACGGCGGTTTGCCAATCGGTGGGCCGTCGTCGCTGATAGAGCAACACAGTGACATCGTTCTCTAAGCTAAAGGTTTCTGGACGTTGCTCAAAATCCTCGGTGATGGCCCAGGATTCCTGAAATACCTCATAGGGAACGGCAATCACCTGTTGCTGTTGCCGGGGCAAATGATATTGTAACGGCTCAGCTAAGACGATGTACTCGGCAGCCAAGAGGGGTTCTAGGGGATAAATACTGTTGGAGTCAGCCGTCGGAAGTTCCAGAATTTCGATGCCGCAGGGAATATGACAGGAAAGGGGAATCGACTCAGGCGCGTACTGATGCCAATGAGCGTTACGAATTAACCCCCGATTGAGAGAACTGGAGGCGGCAATGAGATGAACTGGCTCGTCATTGGGGGTTAACTCATGTAGGGTGTCCACCAACCGCAGGAGTTCCGGATAGTCTTGTCGCACTAAGGGGGGATGTGTGCTGGCGAAGAGTTGGCGGCCGGGAAGGTTTTGGCTTCCTAAGGGGGTCAGTGCCAAGATAAGATTGAGGAGCAATACCCCGAGCAGCAGTTGACGGGGAAGCCGGGAGAGCGATCGCCATAACAGGCTTATCCCCACAATCACAAGAGGCGTCAGATGCAGGGTGTAATGGACAGAATCATAGCGGAGTAGAAAGACTTGGAAGGCGATCGCCAATCCCCCCCAGAGTAGCAAAAAGCCAGCGGCCCGAGAGGGAAGGGGCTGATATCGCCAACGCCGCCAAAGTCCCCAAATCAGTAATCCCCAGATGAGATAGCCATAGGCCGAGGCAAAATAGTCGATGCTTTCGGGAATGGGAACACTAAAAGAGGCATAGACGGCGCGATGATTGGCAGTCAGGGCGCGATAGGTAAAGTCTGGGGCAACGAGTAGGAGTAAGGCCAAGCCAGAGAGTCCCATTAGCCCTAAGTTGCGGCTATATTGCCAAACCTGCTTTTTCAAGTTCCGAGGAGACGGCGATCGCAGAATCAGCCAAAGTTCCACTAGGGCGATCGCCCCCCCCACCGCC
Proteins encoded:
- a CDS encoding GAF domain-containing sensor histidine kinase; protein product: MQDAYMTTSENPLVSLSHTLQTLRDQESIEALVTTTLDYLRREFNYALLWIGLYDRLSHRLRGVGGQLTQEGQVKMPQQFALSPGDIMEQTVIQQSPVQVADLREESRGGEWQALASRHGIQGTTVFPLCHRHVCFGVVMLGSSLWGDFPSIEERSLLSMLFGELAMGFHQADLDEQRQRLKRPHEPLLEMMSQLQESQSLDHRLMTIVVTTQQFLMPARTHIYWYDSERELFWLRAQEQATGSRRKMGSTTSRNGSQYQETREIPLAEFGGFHKTLCDNRLVAIGEAYSSLKADATSRLMAQIGARSLLAAPILSKGQLLGFLSVEGTEARIWREEEKDYIRGAAQLVAIATPLSHLQERITEIELDRDLTIGLPQDDISLETYSQRLSQRLKDAPVLVFSADSQTNEIQLLSAYPASSGWEVGESFPSLSFVDWQLLQHGDGAIALQLSDDFNEASTRGGGDMRLTSWQPLFIEAGVRSPLIANTEPGQLPKNFVVIAERSSRVWTSSERELVTLASRQVGQILRRQAMQQKSQQNQRMVKGIRHSLDCLANAENWQAAEASHVQYLAEMLESPFVGLVTWEPGLKTGVLSTLVEQETYEIVLGQEINVKKERLLQKVLSRSGVFGPVPVDRLPTVSQAWLGPLQGLVLRAIALQTFASSKATGVILVADSPQREWNERQVEVLELLAGQLAWGRRAVLLEQRLNRYRDRLDPLNWYKQHRLEELYRSIGLDIKHLTQLTDLTGGVANLDEDDSRARSVQQVRHQELLRHLSDSLNGAIHLLKYEQWRLQLKPEPISIVRLFSRVLERVEPATAKRQIWMQVHRDQNVTLYADPAKFELVFVEVLLAACRRSPAGGRIDIWYRSVTAEEEAGTEFVELSVTDSGDVSPRILGAFQPAILSAPREKRDALAASPLDRPPGLELIIFERLMRQMGGDFLIEKIEDGRIVSRLLVPRHS
- a CDS encoding quinone-dependent dihydroorotate dehydrogenase is translated as MNLYQQIFRPILFSTTDPEWIHRQFMASLRYLSRQQTVIPPNFPARAIASQIEKQFCFRDDRLQQQLWGLTFPNPLGLAAGFDKNGEVGQFWGSLGFGFAELGTVTWHPQPGNPPPRLFRLIEDQAALNRMGFNNCGATVMAQNLTQVRSPELAKIPIGVNLGKSKVTALEEAMEDYRDSFKVLQGLGDYFVVNVSSPNTPGLRSLQAPERLEQILKTLMDMNTDAKPILVKIAPDLETGEIRAILDLVMGLQLGGVIATNTTISRTGLKTQRLAKTGTSPQEEAGGISGAPLKARSTEVIREIWQYTEGKLLIIGTGGVASADDAWEKITAGASLLEVYTGWIYQGPGLAKQILSGLVSKLEEQGLSHLSQAVGLAHHR
- the serA gene encoding phosphoglycerate dehydrogenase, translating into MPKVLVSDSVDRAGIEILSQVAQVDVKTGLPLSELISIIPEYDALMIRSGTQVTKEVIEAGTQLKIIGRAGVGVDNVDVAAATRQGIVVVNSPEGNTIAAAEHALAMMMSLSRYVPDANHSVKGGEWNRKAFIGAEIYKKTLGLIGLGKIGSHVANVAKAMGMKLIAYDPYISNERAEQIGCRLVELDVLIQEADYITLHIPRTEETANLINAEALAKMKPTARIINCARGGLIDEAALAEAVKEGRIAGAALDVFGNEPLEADSPLREGDKNLILTPHLGASTAEAQVNVAVDVAEQIRDVLLGLPARSAVNIPGLYPDALAKLRPYLELAEALGNMVGQLAGGRVESLTISLQGDLANQDSKPITIAALKGLLTPALRERVNYVNANIEAKERGIRIIEMRDASVRDYTDSLHLEAKGSRGQHTVTGALLGDGELRITNVDEFPVNVPPIQHMLFTRHRDMPGIIGRIGSLLGSFNVNIASMQVGRKIVRGDAVMVLSLDDPLPEGILEEILKVSGIRDAYTVTM
- the prmA gene encoding 50S ribosomal protein L11 methyltransferase, producing the protein MSSSWWEIQILGHPALEETIFWRLENFGCRGVVSEAQADSCLMRAYLHQDQVQMLDLAALSLWLRQDAIAIDLPPPGTHWHLIEEEDWSSSWKEHWQPTDIGDRFTVYPAWLDPPQGSDRILLKLDPGVAFGTGAHATTQLCLESLEMRFSMGEEHPIVADIGCGSGILSIGAALLGAKKIYAVDVDSLAVKAARANQALNNISTETMVVEEGSLDRVVSLANHQPVDAILCNILAETIVELIPQMTAIAAPHTWGVISGVLLEQAKPMADVLEQHGWIVATLWKRQEWCCFNIRRS
- the petJ gene encoding cytochrome c6 PetJ, with the protein product MKKLISTVLIFAAIALFSVSGTAYAGDVASGAKIFSANCAACHAGGGNVVNATKTLRKDALERYDMASEEAIINQVTNGKNAMPAFKGRLSDTDIADVAAYVLSKAESGW
- the smpB gene encoding SsrA-binding protein SmpB, which translates into the protein MAKDTSSGYKVIADNRQARYRYSILETYEAGLELQGTEVKSIRQGRVNLRDGYALIRGNEAWLHNVHISPYDIASQYFNHDPLRNRKLLLHRNEIRKLIGKVEQQGLTLVPLKLYLKNGWVKVSIGLAKGKKLHDKRESLKRKQQDREIARVMKSY